GCATTGATCCAAACTCAGCATAAGTCACGTTCTCCGGAGCTATCAGAAGGAATTCCTCTCCGCCCCATCTTCCATATAACAGTCCCTCATCAAAATACCTTGAAAAGACTTTCGTGAGCTCTTTTAACGCTTCATCACCAGTAACGTGGCCATACGTATCGTTGATCTTCTTGAAAAAATCGATATCTGCAATGGCAACCATCAAATGGTTCTCATCAAGTTCCTGTGCCCTCAAAATCTCTGCATCAAGTATCTTCTGCATTCTCTGCCTGTTATAGATGCCGGTTAAAAAGTCATGTTCAGCCGCCATCTGAAGTTCCATATTCTTCTCCGACATTCTGCTGTTATACGCCGCCGCATAAAACATGATCCCAGAAAACGACAAAAATGCATTTACATAGTACAAGACATTGGCAACTTCAGGTGATGCATTATAATTGGTTGGTAAAAGATTTTGTCTTCCAAGCGTAGTAAGTATCATAAAAGTTCCTATAATAACTACGCTGAATATTCCAATCTGCTTTTTCTGAAATCCATTTAGCC
The sequence above is a segment of the Butyrivibrio proteoclasticus B316 genome. Coding sequences within it:
- a CDS encoding GGDEF domain-containing protein — encoded protein: MRDRTHKQTMRGDYLSDKQYVVVAIALLMTHILLELFYLWLGCIPMALINIASILIYVVSIIVIVSNKVLVSIWIMVFEVYLHVVCCCIFLGIMCGYQLWLFGTLSCVFLPFFLPGLNGFQKKQIGIFSVVIIGTFMILTTLGRQNLLPTNYNASPEVANVLYYVNAFLSFSGIMFYAAAYNSRMSEKNMELQMAAEHDFLTGIYNRQRMQKILDAEILRAQELDENHLMVAIADIDFFKKINDTYGHVTGDEALKELTKVFSRYFDEGLLYGRWGGEEFLLIAPENVTYAEFGSMLEDIRKQVEDNEFMSGNEMIRFTISIGAAEYKKGMTSEQLMNTADDKLYIAKETGRNKVVY